Proteins encoded by one window of Lathyrus oleraceus cultivar Zhongwan6 chromosome 1, CAAS_Psat_ZW6_1.0, whole genome shotgun sequence:
- the LOC127093542 gene encoding calcium/calmodulin-regulated receptor-like kinase 1, with protein MIKLEKIQNVASTFAVAKKLYVAYGKKREGESNETVVKKKPQSLVNLCIGVLGRPLEDIIEDLEEIAIGLPGDIKLAVAAIARRRKLLSDDLKDVEKATSNFTTIIGLGAFGSVYKAQMPTGETVAVKVLGANSRQGEQEFLTEVLLLGRLHHKNLVALVGYAAERGRHMLLYIYMSNGSLASHLYGKGYEPLSWDLRLSIALDVARVLEYLHYGADPPIVHRDIKPSNILLDEFMKAKVTDFGLSRPEMIKPRASNIRGTFGYLDPEYISTSTFTKKSDVYSFGVLLFELITGRNPQQGLIEYVKLAAMESEGKIGWEEIVDPQLNENYDVNKLNDMASLAFKCVSGVSKTRPSMRTVVQALSKLYKKPKRNHSQTSSTARPIIIGVCRCS; from the exons atgatcaagttggaaaAAATTCAAAATGTTGCCAGTACCTTTGCCGTAGCGAAGAAACTGTATGTCGCTTATGGGAAGAAGAGAGAAGGGGAATCCAATGAGACTGTTGTT AAGAAAAAGCCTCAAAGTCTAGTCAACCTTTGCATTGGAGTTCTTGGAAGACCTTTGGAAGACATTATTGAAGATTTGGAAGAGATTGCTATCGGCTTGCCGGGTGATATTAAGTTAGCAGTGGCAGCTATTGCTAGACGAAGAAAGTTGCTGAGTGATGAT CTGAAAGATGTAGAAAAGGCTACTTCTAATTTTACAACGATCATTGGCCTTGGAGCATTTGGTTCTGTTTACAAAGCACAGATGCCTACAGGTGAGACGGTTGCAGTTAAAGTTCTTGGTGCTAATTCAAGACAAGGAGAACAAGAATTTTTAACTGAGGTTCTATTACTTGGAAGATTACATCACAAAAACCTTGTGGCTTTGGTGGGATATGCTGCGGAAAGAGGACGACATATGCTCCTTTACATTTACATGAGCAATGGCAGTCTTGCTTCTCATTTATATGGAAAAGGTTATGAGCCATTAAGCTGGGATTTGAGACTTAGCATAGCACTAGATGTTGCAAGGGTGCTGGAATATCTACATTATGGGGCTGATCCACCTATTGTGCACCGTGACATCAAGCCTTCCAACATTCTATTGGATGAGTTTATGAAAGCCAAGGTCACTGACTTTGGGCTTTCCAGACCAGAGATGATTAAGCCGCGTGCGTCCAATATCAGAGGAACTTTTGGATATCTTGATCCTGAGTATATATCTACAAGTACCTTCACTAAGAAAAGCGATGTATATAGTTTTGGTGTGCTACTTTTCGAGCTTATTACTGGAAGAAATCCACAGCAGGGGCTAATAGAATACGTAAAACTAGCTGCCATGGAAAGTGAGGGCAAGATTGGATGGGAAGAAATTGTGGATCCGCAACTGAATGAAAACTATGATGTAAACAAGCTTAATGATATGGCTTCACTTGCATTCAAATGTGTCAGTGGAGTTTCCAAAACTAGACCTTCAATGAGGACTGTTGTTCAAGCATTATCTAAGCTTTATAAGAAGCCTAAAAGAAATCATAGCCAGACATCTTCTACTGCACGGCCGATAATCATAGGAGTTTGTCGGTGTTCTTGA